Below is a genomic region from Thunnus albacares chromosome 4, fThuAlb1.1, whole genome shotgun sequence.
AACATCTAATAtccatgtgtgtttgcagcccTCTCTATATTCTCTATGTGGTTCTATATAATGTAATTCATCTGTTTTTCATGAAAGGCATTAGTTCTCAAAGTTAGaccctctctgctgctctggtgTCTTGAGCGCTCCCTCAAGGAGCAaaactttctttaaaaaacaaagcaaactatAAAATCATTTGCTTTAAATGATCAACTTAGTGACATATCCTTTCCTGAAATAACAAAAGTTCTGTTATCCCTTGTCTACTGGACTTTGTTTTTGGCCAATGCaatgcttgaaaaattatgaaccttGGTCTTATTCTTTTCTTCAAGTAAATAAGTAGCTGCAGATTAAGTTCTCATATCTACATTCTTTGGATCATCATATAATTCAACATTTCTTTAGAAAAAACAAGCCGGTGGTGAACTAATAATTTACACAgatctttaaaacatttcattcaaaattaCACTTAACAGCACATTTAGTAGTTCACATTcaaaaaatcttaaattaaaatttttaattacttttcagatttctCTTCTCATTTTCCTAACGTCTAACTGTATATGGAGAAAGAATATatctactttttaaaaactgcacataTTTCTACTCTCTCATAGCTCAGGTGAAGCTATAACTTGTTAGTGGTTTGCTCCTCATATTGATGTTAAAATCAtccaaatgtgttgtttttttcctttatctATTATAATGTGGCTTTTAAGAGTGGGGGAAGTTTACCTTAGAAAATAATGTATGTTTACTGTTGCAGAATTAAATGATTTAAGAATACGTCTTACTAAATATTTTGTGTGGATTGTTTTCATTCAGTGGATTATCTGCTTGTAAAATGTTGTCACGCTTTTCACTCTTAAGCTCTTTCacctttttctttctatttctttcacCTTGAGGCACTTAAGCTTATTGAATATGCTGCATACCTGTCATTCTGAAGTTCTCCTACTTAATTTGCAAgttattacatttgttttcttcctAAAGTGTATGAAGACATTTAATAGCCTTGTTGAGTTGCAGCACAATACCCCACCAGTGTACTGTCTTCCATCTGGTGGAGACATGGACTGACTTTAGGACAGAAGTCTCTGGCAGCTGTCAGATACACTTGCTTGTTAGTAAAGCATGAACAATGTTACTTGGGAGACATGCCTACATTTCCAATACTTACAGTACAGATAGCTGGTGTGAAGTACTGCCAACAATATTTCATAAAAGGCCACGGTCGATATCCAATCATGTCCTTTATATTATCATAATGACGATCTGCACCTTTggaaaatgagtaaaataataAGTTAGCTACATTAGTGTTATGGCCtcacacagctttttttttgtaattttcaaatttataaataaaaacatcagtattACCTATGGATCATGTATCTCTGAGGCTGTATGATGCTTACATTGTGTGAAATACTCAAACTCAAGAAATTTTCCATCACATTCTCAATGTTATGTGTATGATTTTGTATCCGACTCCTCAGAAGTCGGCCCCACAAAGTTGGTGTGTTAGGgtgttcccaacctttttggtttgtgacactttaaaacaaaacaatgtctaCTTGTGACCCATCACAGGTTACATATGTTGATGATGTTTAATTTGAACAATTTTATGAataatttacaagaaaaaggggtaatgtgaaaaaacatgagatgtgttttctgcttttcgGTCTTGTTAACTGTCTAGCAAACTCTCAGATTGATTTTGTAACACTACTAGGGGTCCTGATTTAAAAACTGCTTGGCTGTACAACATGATTTCATACACACAGCAATCCAACAGAACAACAGCTCCAGCGGATTGTACGAAGTTAAAAGTTCTCCTTACCATAGACCCATCCAATACAGACAGACTGAAGAACAGCAAAAAGTAGGAGTGTCATCCCACTGCAGGCATAGTAGTCAAACAACTGGAAAATATAAAGGCCTCCCTGGTAAAACAAGGAGAAACAGAATTCACTGAAAGGTTATTATATTATCCACACTCTGTGTTTGTCTAACATTTACTCTGTGTATGTTCCAAATACggcaaaaaaatacatattttgcaGGAGTTTATTGTTCCCATGAATATGAGACTTTAGGGTAAATAAAGGTTCTTTCCCGTTTCTCCTCTGATACATAGGTACAAATGATTGTACTTCAAATCTTTCTTTTAGGTCATCTATCCCTCTTGTTTATAGCTTCAAATACTTgtaattgttttgtgtgtttttatagcTATAAATCTGTAATTATTACATTGTTACAAATAAAGACTTAATTGATTAGAGAAATCAATGTCAAAAACTACTCACCTGTGTAACCATCAGCAGGCCAATAAAGAAACTTCCAACACTAATGGCAAGAAGAAGGAGTTTGCGGCGGCAGTTGTTTTGAAAGAAGGAGGGATACATGTCGGAGATGGTTGTGACCAACGCCTCTTGATATACAAACTGTGGTgataaaagagattttttttttgtatttatacaAAAGAAATAGTGTAATGATAGCATTCCAAACAGTGTTGATATGTAGTCCTACCTCACTGTCTAATCCTAAGAAGATGATcataataaagaagaaaatggcCCAGAGCTGGGGGAGTGGCATTAGAGCTACAGCACGAGGATAAGCAATGAATGCCAACCCTGGACCTGTAAAGATTTAAGATCAAATGGTCTTATtcttaaataattcaaatagtGTCAATCCAAAAACGCATTGATAAACTTCCATACCTGATTCAGCCACCATTGATATGTCCACACCTTGCTCCTTTGCCATGAAACcaagaacagaaaagatggcaAAGCCAGCTACAAAGCTGGTTAAACTGTTTAACAGGCACAGGTAAACTGTGTCTCTGTTGAAGGAATATTGAAAAAGAATGTTAAAACTGAACCTGTGCTCTGATCCAAACTACAGTAAGTAGTAAGAAGTTTAAGCAAAATTTAATTGAGTAGtcagtgaaaatataaaaatacaaacctgTAGCAATTGTTGTTGTACTTATTGTAACTTCCTAAAGATGTCAGAACACCTGTGCAAACTCCATAGGAGTAGAAAATTTGGCTGCCAGCATCCATCCAAACCTGAGGGGTTTGTAAGAGGTGTGTTCAGTTTAGGTTTATTAGAAAGCAACCCCACATCCTGGAAATTACAATCATGGTCAATACTACTGATTGCTACTAATTAAGAAACGTTTTTAATGAGGGTATCTGCCAAGTCATAAAACATTCATTGTCaaagtatttaatttgttttctcacAATATGCCCTTGCAATGCAAAATTTGCTCatagcaactaaagcatgattaacatttttagccatgctagcagtgtAGCTCTATAGATGTCAGTTGGTCGGTCAGCAACTACTGGTTTAGTTGCCATtatattttgtacagacatccaTGGTCCCCAGATGATAAAGCATACTGTCTTTGATGATCCTCTGGCTTTTTTTCTAGTACCACCATGAGGTGCAAATTTGTGAttgtgagtgaaatgtctcaacaactactggatggattgtcatgaaatttggttccgacattcatgttccccacaggTTAAATTGTAATAAAGATGGTGATGCCCCATTTTTCCATTTAGAGCTGTCTTCAGGtcagttttttatttgtcagatacttttgtttatgactaaatacttGTAAAACTAATGATgctcccatcagcctcaactatactgtatgtagtgctacttagcatgctaacacactaaactaagatggcaAACGTAGTAGGCTAAACATCATTCTTGTTTAACATAATAGTGTTAGCATtgtgtcattgtgagcatgttagcatgttgactGTAGCTGAAACACAGCCTCAAAGAGCTCATTGACTCTTAGTTTAGATTATGGCTAAATTTTAGTACTCAAAGcgcttggttaaggttagagaaagattggGGTCTTggtaaaacagtgaaaaagtcaaaagttaTTTGTAGCACAAAACAGGACATGTTTACTTTGTTGACATTCAATCAGAACCACAATCAATCCCTAACCGTCACTAAAGTGCATTtattgcctaaacctaaccacagaCAAGACTCTGGCCCCTCCACACCGCCACCTCCCTACGACTTTCATGCTGTACAAGAACAGAATGAGTAAACATAACTCAGGCAGCAATTATATTTCCTTCAAGAAACGCGATCTGAATGTCTACAAGATAGGGTTGAACAATGATTATAATTACAGCAACATTTAAATTTGTAATAGCAGTAATAGTGTAGTACCTCTGGATCAGCGAGGCGGGATGGGTCTGGGTAGAGGTAGAACATTATTCCTTCTTTGGCCCCCGGTAATGTAAGACCACGAACAAGCAACACCACCAGCATAATGTATGGAAATGTGGCTGTGAAGTAAACCACCTAAGACAGAAACAACAGTCAAAAGATAGAAGAATATTTTAAGAACAAGTTTACTCTATAATGTAGTTACAAGTAGATATTTTGGTATTTGTTAGTATTACTGAACAGTATTTGgcaacaattataacttctcctacgaagacatattttatattattacagtcatcatcttgtttgttatgttatgtattaAACATTTGTATACTACTCATAAATGCTAAATTAGGGGACTTAAAGTGTTGCCAACATTAACATGAAGATTTTTCTGTACCTTTCCTGTGGTCTTCACGCCGTTCCAGACACAGAAGTAGCACAAAATCCAGGCAAGAAGTAGACAAAGAGCCAAGTCCCAACGAATATTACCGATTTCTTCAATTCCACTAGACAGCCCCAAGATTCTCCTCCTGTAACAAAGTTTAGTAAGgaacatacaacaaaaaaacaactgccCTTATATGATGCTTTAATTCATACTATTGTACTTACTCCCAAAATTCTACAACTGAAGACGTACTATTTCCATGCAGGTGCAAAGAGGATGTTTGATTGTGACTGTGCTCAAAACAGCCAGCTTACATGGTGAAAGAATAAGAGAGGTTGTAAAAACCTGATTAGCAGAGTAAACACAACGTACAGTGATATGGTTCATAGATTGAAAATTAAGTCTTGGTACCTGTGTTCCAGCTGTTGTGGCAGCTCGCCCATGGAAGCTCAGACTTGAAGGATGAAAACAGGTAGAGGAATGCCCAAGCCAGTATGATGATGTAATACACCCCAGTGTACAAAACAACCACTTGGCTCCCATAGCCTAAGCCTGTAGAGAGATAGTGATGTCACGTTGTAATGCCAAAATTATGAAGAAACACTTTTGTGTTTACTGACATCTGATACTGCAAGAGCAGGAATCTAGTAGatattaaacttactgaaactAACTTTCAAAATGACTTTCATTCAAGATTCAAAGAGCACACAGACTACATTAAATACATCTACGGAGCTCAAGAGGGGCCATGGAGAAGAAAATGATAATTTATGCTCTCTATTTGATAATTTGTGTGCACGGATTACTTCATTAGTGCTCCCAATTTATCCATTTTGCCTCTTCCCCTCTTGTAAAGGCACCAAACGCATTCAGTCAGCTGGAAGTTTGAAGAAAGCAACAGAGAAGACATTTCCCTTGTAACATCAGTTACTTGTGCTGATGCATGTtgaacatggatgtattaaagaGAGTGTTGTGTGTTGAATGAAGAGCAGGtaaaacttgttttatttacttcagGTTTGTGAGCAATCCTGAAGCTGAGTTTTTATGAACTAGGTGACATCTGCAGGGGCATGAAACTTATAATAGTTAGAAAAAGTCTGTTAGTCACATTGAATACATTTCAGGGATCTCAGAGAGATGGCGGTGGGTGAATTTCCGTTAAATCGAAATCACAAATTATTAGATCGAGAGtataaatttgttatttttttcttcatggcCTCTATCAGTTCCATACACATCAAGGCAGCACtaagctttttgttttggtcaCTTGGGGGCAGAGCTCCACTGAACATCATGCACATGACATATTATGGCCTTATAAAATTGACGTGATAAAATAAGTCAACGTTCAAATGCCTTTTTACATGCGTGGAAACAGActtttgaattgaatttgattcatgtaaaaattgtgtttattcAGAAAGTTGTAGGAGGCACAGCAGCTTGCCCTGATGTTCATCATTTTGTGCAATATACATCCTTTTTTTAATCCTCCGAATCTCTATAATGGAGCTGGAGAGCACAAAATTAGCATGACACATAAAGCCtcaatggccacatttatgggaaatatgcTGCAATCCAGTGCAAGTCAGAAGTCAATAGTTCTGAGTCAGTATTCCCGACTTCCAATCTAAATGTGTCCCACAGCACCTGCTTGGGAAAACACAGACACCTGCAGCAAACTGTACATGCTGGATTTCAACCCAGCCCAACACTACAGCTTTAAGTACATAAAACAGTGAGGTAAGTTAAAAACTACAAGTATCGTACAGTAGCACAGTTGCATTGTATCAAGTGAATGAAttataaaagatttaaaacatgtatgAACTTCAACACAGCAGTTATGTATGGTGGCTTTTTTTGCCATCACATaacattgtttaaatattttcttattattgaagctaaaaaaacaaaaaaaaaacaaacaatgaacattGTGAGTATTTACCTTCAAAAAGGGGGCAGATTTTTCTCCAGCATGTTATTCCACCCTGACTGGTGTACTGGCCCAAAGATGTCTCCAGGAAGAAGAGTGGAATGCCACAGgtgaacaagaacaaaacataaGGTATGAAGAAAAcccctttaaaacaaaaataaaacatctggttaaaatatcagtaatatTGCAATATTTCTTGCACACAATTAAGGATTTGTAAAAACAAGATTGTAGTTGTAGATTGTAAAAGGATTTAGTCAGGTTGTCCAGAGGGTTGTACAGCTGCCAAAGAGGTGTAATAAATCTCACTTTAAGACGTCATAGTCACTTTATAACAAAGCTGGCAGAGCTGAAGCATTTATTTCACCACTGGCATCTGCAAAATGTTGCCCAACAGGCCGACTTTTAACTGAACGCAGCTTAATCCCTGACAAGACAAGCTACAGTACAGCCTTTACATGATGCACACAAGGTTTTTCATCAAACCAAGATAGTTTGCATCACTTTAATTCAACTGATGTGATTTTGTCTTGAGAATACACACTCAGAATTTTGGTTTGGGTCTCTGAAAAATGGGTTTCTGAGTTCTGAGAATCGAGAAACATTGTAGCAGGGGCGTCACTAGAGATTTATGGTTAGGGGGGCTAAGCCTTTACCAGGGGgagctgggggggggggattttttttttttaatggccccaaaatgtctgtttgtcatgAATTTTTAGAGTAGCAATAAGTGTTTGTAATAGGCACAGATCTAATATGACTTCAATGCTTTCCATCCACTCACAATAGGCACAGATCAAGCAAAGGTATTGAAGTCAAGGAAtgctgtctcctctctcttagATAAGTTGCAGGTCCTACATATGTTATTCATATACAGACTGATGTctgaactaaaactaaaaatgtcataaaatcatttagGCAAGTTTATTCCTAGTATGAGTAATAGGCCTatgtcataaaatcatttagGCAAGTTTATTCCTAGTATGAGTAATAGGCCTatgtcataaaatcatttagGCAAGTTTATTCCTAGTATGAGTAATAGGCCTATGTCATaaaattcagtattaattttaACTGAAAGCTTAAACAACTCCTGCTCGCTTTCTTCTTGATCACCAACCTCCATCAGACCTGCTCCCTCAGCCCTGTCAGtctcttccatcttcctcctctccccctccttgcctgttttcagtaacatgttattttattaaactcagGTTGACTCAAGGCTTAATGAGTGATCAACCAGTTTAAGTTTGTATTTGTCTGAACTGGCAAAATCTTCTCACCTGACTGGCCTTTTTgaagaaatgtcatatttccatctaCATGTTGAGCAATTGAGGGATATAAAATTGCGTTATGATCAACAAAATGTGACCTTTTCACATTAACTGATTATAAACAACAATCTATGCCTACTGATATGATcgttttgaaatatttaagaGGCATATGAAAGCAAAGTATACAAAGAGCTGTCAATAACATTATTTCTATCTTTTTCACTCGTTCACACTTTTTTCTGGCTGGCTGGTCAGCTGGCTAGTACAGTAGAAACCATTTATAGTGATCACGTTCAGCTGGGTCAAATTTATCACCataagcggatgattattataactaatttttttgtctttatttctcatgcagattaccatctaattgacatttgtatatttattacacaaataaaaaagtaatgaaatggccAGGTTTGCTATTTACTGTAACGCTTGTTGCGCTGCTGACgccttcctgactcattttaagatgagagagagagagtagcaGTGGTCAAGTGAGCTGGAAAGTGGATGATgagagcgagcagtggtagcctgaaagccggtgaatgagaggaagaaaatgttattttctgattgtttcacggtggttacaaataaacacacccagcACCTCTGCACCcctgataatggtgccgcaGCCACTAATTACAATATCATATGTGTATTATGAGagtaaggcaaaaaaaaaaaaaaaaaatagaggtaccataattttatttttcctccatgttttcatgtgtgaaaagacccaaaatgaactcTGTAagcggactacttgattactatagcaaattatttaaacagcatttgtataggaatgattctgtcctgagctttttgatccatataagcggttgatcactgtaactgtgatatATAtgcggtttccactgtataatgTTAGTGTTATATGGCCTATCCTCTTGTCTGTTCCTCACTTAAACCTAAGGTTAGCTAACGTTAAGTAAGTAACAAACGAGTAACAACTTGATAGCTCACTACATTGACCATCATTTGCCACAAATTCATATTGGAGCTAGATATCTTCACTCTGTAACTACTTCACCCtgtatattatgtttattttgataaaatCTTCGCCAACATCTTGTCCCTTCAGTTGTTTCTGACTACCGTTAGTCTCTACTGCATGGATGTacaaagagaactggatacagcgtcggaggtggggccccattcattcctatgagaGTTcctcagtggcgcatgaagcaaaACGAAATCGACACCCGGGTATGAAAGTACACggatcttccgcattgtgcggcccatagagcaagcgcactagtgactttcgctggccgagtcggctacttccattttagccctccagctaacttgaatggggattaaacaattcaatcatgtggctcttctaggcttttgaaatgtgatcggaccaaacggatttaattctgatagtgagacaagtcatgTTGCAGGGGTTGTGACTCTCAAAAAtatgtatccgctgatttacagacgtctctttcaccatgtaagtctatgggaaaaagtctttttgggccagtgtgtaTCATGTGACGTTGTATTTACACGGTATGGCCGCTATGTCAAAGCctgcttcaaagcctggcgctcttcctgtatccagttccctttatacatccatgctctACTGTGGGCTCTGAACGGGCAGCACAGCCAATGGAAACGCTGgattagagcagcagcagcctctcccAGGTCCTAGTGCCTGGCGTTTTAGGTACATTGTGAATGTGGGGAAGCAATGGCACAATTCTATCgactttaatgaaaaatgaatgaagaaaaaactaTTGATGATTTAAGCTAATAATGTAGATTTATTTTGGGGGGGCTAAAGAAGATGTAAGGGGGGCTGTAGCACCCCTAATATAGGCCTAGCAACGCCCCTGCATTACAGCAGAAGCAATAGCAGTAATTCCACTCTGTGTCACCGAAGATCATTTaattcacattaaaataaaagacCAACACAACAAAGATTTACCTCCTCCATTTTTGTAGCAAAGGTACGGAAACCTCCAGACATTTCCCAGACCAATAATATGTCCTGCGACTGCCAGGATGAATTCCATTTTACTGGCCCATTGGTCCCTCTCCTGAGGTTTAGGTGGAGTAGGTCCCGGTCTGGTCCCAAGGTTCATCAGACTCATCTTCACCGGGGAGTTCCGTTTTTGGTCCATTTCGACCTTTAGTTAGTGTTAAATTGGTGTCTGTCAGTGTGCCATACAGTAGAAGTATATTATACTGTACACAGGGATACATGTTGGTTTATATTAAATGATCTTAGACTTTGgttgaaaacttttttttttcatttagtatTTTAGATAATGATGGAACATTCTCAGGTTTCTCTCCAATATTCTCAGATTTCACTCCACATTAATTATTTCCTGAATGGCCTACCACATACAAAAATTTTACCCAGgttgggtcaatatagcaccaacacAATACTGGGTTAATGTTACCCAGAAAGCCACTCAAGACAAGGGGTTGTTTCGACacagttttagtgttattttttattttacttttgagTTATTTATGCATGAGATTATCATAAAGTGGGCATGGCTGTAAAGGGGAGACTCATGGGTACCCAcagaacccattttcattcagatatcttgaggtgagaggttaAGGGACCCCTTTGAAAGTGGCTATGCCAGTTTTTCTCTtgccaaaatttagcctaactttGGAGCGTTATTTAGCTCCCTTCCCAACAAGCTAGCAAGCATGACATTGTTGGTACTAATGGATGCCTTAGGtcatctagtttcatatgataccagaCTCTTCTCTCTAGCTTTAAAACAAAGCCCGCTATACCCTCGTATACAGCACAGAGGCTTTATAGTTGTGAACATGCAGGTCCTCTATCATCCACCAGGGGGTACTGCAGCACCCCCGGCACCCCTACTTCCCACTGCCTTGTCTGCAAAAGATTACCCTTGTTTCCTGAGTTACATGTACAGATAAACTACTatacattacagtgtttttcaAAGCATGTGTATGCTGTTTTGGAAATATAAATTTACATTGACTAGCTTATCAAGGTTATCTGAACAAAAAATGCATTGTTTGTATATGATGCCTGGCAGCTTAGTAACAGAGATCACTCTAATACAACTAAATAATGTGACTGCAAAGCTGTCTGTTATTGTGATCCAAGACAAACATTTATGCATGATATTGTTTGCATTTTGTTTACAGGGTTGTAGTTCTTTTAACCTTCAGTGTCAACCAGTTTAGCAGTTCAATCAGAGCCCCATTCACTGCAATTACATTTCCACCTAAAACAAATCATCATATGTGACCAGAGGACAGGGCTCCTGGTGGTTTGAGACAAATATCACAGTGATGTTTGTatcacaaatgtaaaatattgtagCATCTCAAGTAAATTAGGCACAGGTTCAAATTTGACAAAGTCAGACTATCACTTGGTTTAACTGGGTTTTCTGTCTACTGCCAAATGCATAGCTACCACTGTGCACTAACATTTAGGTACCTGGTTATTTTTACCAAAGCAAAAGTGGAGTCCACTCCTGAACTGATGGAGTTTGAAAATAATATCTACTTttatctcaaaaaaaaaaatatatatatattttatctcCTGATTAAAGTCATTTTAATTGACAGATCATTTGAGGCAGAAACTCAAAACAATTGCAATTCATTTacagtagattaatcaataataaattcaagatatttttaaaaggtAATATACGTACATTTCCTTTAGAAAACTATTCAAAATATGGGGCTTATGGTTATATTTTTTCTCTTAGACTTCATATTCTATGAAAAGATGTACTAAAGGAATTTGACAACTCCAGACTGAGTTGTATAAATAACCAATTCAAAGCAAAACCTAAAACTAAACTTGTATAATATATAGTGTAAGATAAGTCAAATATTTAAGGTGCACACTTACCTGGAGCAGCTGAAGTGTTGTCTCCTCTGAGAACTGTTTCTGAAAGAAGACACCACCCCTTCTCCAAGAATAAGTTAAGTGAAATGAGTTTCTGTGAGGAGTGGCCACTGAGATTAACATAAAGAGTCTCCTCTTGAGACCAGTAGAGCAGGGTACTCAGTCTCACTCACTTGCACACAGTTTGGTGTCaatgtctgttttgtctgtttcccAAGATAAAAAGATAACCACTTAGGGGGCTTCTCCTTTATCTTGGGCCTACAGACTTGCATATAGCacatttgttcttttcttgTTGTTCTGTGAAATACATTTGAGGGGGCTAGATGATATTAGAAAGTGTCGTTGCTTGTTACTTTTTCATAAATCAATGGCAAAATCTAGTTTCTTCTTGGGCTAAATTAATGCTTTGTGTCATCTACTATTATGTTATCTGCCATTAAGATTAAGCCATTAAGTCTTAATGATAATTCCACctgaatttttatttaaagctaCACTTTCAATTTAGTTTGAAGACTACTTTGGACAgatcttctctctcttcacatTCGTGTCACAATGCATAACAAGAGGAACAGAAACATCTAATCAGCGGATAGGATTTCTCACCTTTCGCAATCTCATTTTCTCCCagaaaaataaagccaaaaacaaatgtgttttttatttggaAT
It encodes:
- the LOC122980100 gene encoding sodium- and chloride-dependent GABA transporter 2-like → MDQKRNSPVKMSLMNLGTRPGPTPPKPQERDQWASKMEFILAVAGHIIGLGNVWRFPYLCYKNGGGVFFIPYVLFLFTCGIPLFFLETSLGQYTSQGGITCWRKICPLFEGLGYGSQVVVLYTGVYYIIILAWAFLYLFSSFKSELPWASCHNSWNTAGCFEHSHNQTSSLHLHGNSTSSVVEFWERRILGLSSGIEEIGNIRWDLALCLLLAWILCYFCVWNGVKTTGKVVYFTATFPYIMLVVLLVRGLTLPGAKEGIMFYLYPDPSRLADPEVWMDAGSQIFYSYGVCTGVLTSLGSYNKYNNNCYRDTVYLCLLNSLTSFVAGFAIFSVLGFMAKEQGVDISMVAESGPGLAFIAYPRAVALMPLPQLWAIFFFIMIIFLGLDSEFVYQEALVTTISDMYPSFFQNNCRRKLLLLAISVGSFFIGLLMVTQGGLYIFQLFDYYACSGMTLLLFAVLQSVCIGWVYGADRHYDNIKDMIGYRPWPFMKYCWQYFTPAICTCTFLFALVKYTPLKFNNTYEYPWWGYTIGGFFTLSSTLMVPGWMLYAMSVTPGTLRQRLKILCTPAKDLPTATSNKPSNQEAFQTFTDLYTLRMTENPGDRDGRAQRSSII